One region of Psychrobacter sp. DAB_AL43B genomic DNA includes:
- a CDS encoding OsmC family protein, with product MTTSKVTYQGDLRTTAIHLQSNNEIITDAPVDNQGKGEAFSPTDLLATSLANCMLTIIGIKARDMDIDIAGTTADVTKVMAADPRRVSEVHVAITFNQELDDKTQKIFYNTALTCPVAKSIHPDIIQKVTINSKNY from the coding sequence ATGACAACCTCAAAAGTAACTTATCAAGGCGATCTACGTACTACCGCTATTCATTTGCAATCAAACAATGAAATCATTACCGATGCACCTGTAGATAACCAAGGCAAGGGTGAAGCATTTTCACCGACTGATTTATTGGCAACCAGCTTAGCTAATTGCATGCTGACGATTATCGGTATCAAAGCTCGTGATATGGATATCGATATTGCAGGCACTACTGCTGATGTGACCAAAGTGATGGCAGCTGATCCAAGACGTGTTAGCGAAGTACATGTTGCTATTACTTTTAATCAAGAGTTAGATGATAAAACGCAAAAAATATTCTATAACACGGCGCTAACGTGTCCAGTTGCTAAAAGTATCCATCCTGATATTATTCAAAAAGTGACTATTAATTCCAAGAACTACTAA
- a CDS encoding flavodoxin family protein, with the protein MATKTLLIVAHAPSPNTKKLAQAAYDGASHPDIDINVILKTPQDTQPEDVLAADALLLGTTENLAYMAGLTKDFFDRCYYPVLEKKQGMPFALYIRAGQDGTGTKRAMQTITTGLRWSWIQEALILQGDWQEAFTEQVEELAMTLAAGLEAGIY; encoded by the coding sequence ATGGCTACCAAAACCTTGCTTATCGTCGCTCATGCGCCATCACCTAATACCAAAAAATTAGCACAAGCTGCTTATGACGGTGCTAGTCATCCTGATATTGATATCAATGTCATTCTTAAAACACCGCAGGATACCCAGCCTGAAGATGTGCTAGCAGCAGATGCCTTATTATTGGGCACGACTGAAAATCTAGCCTATATGGCAGGTCTGACCAAAGACTTTTTTGATCGCTGCTACTATCCAGTGTTGGAAAAGAAACAAGGCATGCCCTTTGCATTATATATTCGTGCTGGACAGGATGGTACTGGTACCAAACGTGCTATGCAGACAATCACTACTGGGCTGCGTTGGTCGTGGATTCAAGAGGCGCTGATTTTACAGGGCGATTGGCAAGAAGCATTTACTGAGCAAGTCGAAGAGCTAGCGATGACCCTTGCAGCTGGATTAGAGGCTGGGATTTACTAA
- a CDS encoding DUF938 domain-containing protein encodes MSIYPSTALPFSQACENNKQPILEVLQKELKDSLHVLEVGSGTGQHSVYFAPRLAHLTWQTSDILAHHATINAWHTAYPAPNLYKPLAFDLAVDPLPISPASNQPYDAVFTANTLHIISWPLVTKLFELVGDVLPANGKLIVYGPFNEDGHYTSAGNQQFDISLRQRDPKSGIRHLEDIIALAKTHHLRLSNKYAMPANNQLLVFQKL; translated from the coding sequence ATGAGTATATATCCATCTACTGCACTACCATTTTCTCAAGCTTGTGAGAACAATAAACAGCCGATTTTGGAAGTTTTACAAAAAGAATTGAAAGACTCTTTGCATGTGTTAGAAGTTGGCTCAGGAACTGGTCAGCATAGTGTATATTTTGCCCCGAGATTGGCGCATTTAACATGGCAGACGAGTGATATATTAGCGCATCATGCCACTATCAATGCTTGGCATACTGCTTATCCTGCGCCTAATTTATATAAACCGCTGGCTTTTGATTTGGCAGTCGATCCATTACCGATTAGTCCTGCTAGCAATCAGCCCTATGATGCGGTATTTACTGCCAATACCTTGCATATTATTTCGTGGCCTTTGGTTACCAAATTATTTGAATTGGTCGGCGATGTATTACCTGCAAATGGTAAGTTAATCGTCTATGGACCGTTTAATGAAGATGGGCATTATACCAGCGCGGGTAATCAGCAGTTTGATATCAGTCTCAGGCAACGCGACCCAAAGAGTGGTATTCGTCATTTAGAAGACATCATTGCTTTGGCAAAGACACATCATCTAAGACTATCTAATAAATATGCGATGCCCGCTAATAACCAGCTATTGGTTTTTCAAAAACTCTAG
- a CDS encoding dienelactone hydrolase family protein: protein MLPTSIYAPKNLHHSLLLGTSLGLMALMFSQTAAAITTKNVTYMVDNQPYEGYYAKADKANAPFILLIHDWDGLTDYERKRADMLASEGYNVLAADMFGQGIRPTTIEDNKRLTAALYDDRSKMRRLLQGALNAGQAQGNDARTGVTMGYCFGGTVALELACSGFPQKAFVPFHGAFDTPTGQSYDKTTGEILVFHGSADESVSLESFTTLAKTLEAAKVPHEMVTYSGAPHAFSVFGSDRYDARADERSWKRYLDFLAEAYK, encoded by the coding sequence ATGCTACCTACTTCTATTTACGCTCCTAAAAATTTGCATCACTCTTTATTGCTTGGAACGTCATTAGGCTTGATGGCATTAATGTTCAGCCAAACGGCGGCGGCTATTACGACTAAAAATGTCACTTATATGGTAGATAATCAACCCTATGAGGGCTATTACGCCAAAGCCGATAAGGCGAATGCACCATTTATCTTACTGATTCATGATTGGGATGGGCTAACCGATTATGAGCGTAAGCGTGCTGATATGTTGGCAAGTGAAGGGTATAACGTGTTGGCGGCTGATATGTTTGGGCAAGGCATCCGCCCGACGACTATTGAAGACAATAAACGCTTAACCGCAGCATTATATGACGATCGCAGCAAAATGCGCCGCTTGCTACAAGGCGCATTGAACGCCGGTCAAGCGCAAGGCAATGATGCACGCACAGGCGTGACGATGGGCTATTGTTTTGGCGGTACGGTTGCTTTAGAGCTAGCGTGCTCAGGATTCCCGCAAAAAGCGTTTGTACCCTTTCATGGTGCCTTTGATACTCCAACAGGTCAGAGTTATGATAAGACGACTGGCGAGATCTTGGTCTTTCATGGCTCTGCGGATGAATCCGTCTCCCTTGAAAGCTTTACCACTTTAGCTAAGACCTTAGAAGCGGCAAAAGTACCGCATGAAATGGTCACCTATAGTGGTGCGCCACATGCCTTTAGCGTATTCGGCAGCGATAGATATGATGCTCGCGCTGATGAGCGTTCTTGGAAACGTTATTTGGATTTTTTAGCAGAAGCCTATAAATAA
- a CDS encoding catalase, whose product MNKNIDHTDPAKDMNTTRGNGGETHQRAGDDSKVLTTQQGVAISDNQNSLKAGPRGPTLLEDFVLREKIHHFDHERIPERIVHARGSAAHGYFELTESLEDYTIAKILTETGKQTPLFTRFSTVAGSQGSKDTPRDVRGFSVKVYTEEGNWDLVGNDMPIFFIQDAMKFPDLVHAVKPEPDRGFPQAASAHDTFWDFVSLSPETMHNVIWLMSDRGIPRSLRMIEGFGIHSYRLINKEGKSTFMRFHWKPVLGVQSTTWDEAVKISGADPDYHRRDLFESINNGDFPEWEFGVQLFTEEEASKFPFDHLDATKMIPEEMVPVKIVGKMVLNRYPDNFFAETEQVAFCPSHVPPGIDFSNDPLLQGRLFSYLDTQLSRLGSPNFAQIPINAPKCPFANNQQDGHMQMQVPKTRALYEPQSLDPTRPRESAKRGFESFHEQLDDGVKGRVRAESFADHYSQPRMFYRSQTTIEQAHIASAYAFELGKVDTAHVRTRTLSHLRNIDEDLASRVAKALGMELPEAAEAAAPVQDMEVSPAVRTIGLSPKSLKGRMIGILVAEGSKHSEIEKYENAAQAEGASVKIVAPGREVTLDDGTRIQSAERVAGAPSVMFDAVVSIIMPEQAKKLAKDSSTLDWFTDAYVHCKAIAYCGATDEFILSKLPIEKDEFVTPLSDLDAFIDNAKSRLWEREPKVRDLA is encoded by the coding sequence ATGAATAAGAATATTGATCATACTGACCCCGCTAAAGATATGAATACCACACGTGGCAATGGTGGTGAAACCCATCAACGTGCCGGTGACGACAGCAAAGTGCTGACTACTCAGCAGGGTGTAGCCATTTCTGACAATCAAAACTCACTCAAAGCAGGTCCGCGCGGACCGACGCTACTTGAAGATTTTGTGTTACGTGAAAAAATCCATCACTTTGACCATGAGCGTATTCCAGAGCGTATTGTGCATGCACGTGGTAGTGCCGCGCACGGTTATTTTGAGCTAACAGAATCTTTAGAAGACTATACGATAGCCAAGATTTTGACTGAAACTGGTAAACAAACGCCACTATTTACACGCTTTTCGACTGTCGCTGGTAGTCAAGGCTCAAAAGATACGCCACGTGATGTCCGTGGTTTTTCCGTTAAAGTCTATACCGAAGAGGGTAACTGGGATTTGGTGGGTAATGATATGCCCATTTTCTTTATCCAAGATGCGATGAAGTTTCCCGATCTTGTCCATGCTGTCAAACCTGAGCCTGATCGCGGTTTTCCGCAAGCCGCTTCTGCCCATGATACCTTTTGGGATTTCGTTTCATTAAGCCCTGAAACCATGCATAACGTCATTTGGTTGATGAGTGATCGTGGGATACCGCGTAGCTTGCGCATGATCGAAGGTTTTGGTATTCATAGCTATCGTCTGATTAATAAAGAAGGTAAGAGTACCTTTATGCGTTTCCATTGGAAGCCTGTTCTTGGTGTGCAGTCGACGACATGGGATGAAGCGGTAAAAATCTCTGGTGCTGATCCTGACTATCATCGTCGTGATTTGTTCGAATCAATTAACAACGGTGATTTCCCTGAATGGGAATTTGGCGTGCAGTTATTTACTGAAGAAGAAGCCAGCAAATTTCCGTTTGACCATTTAGACGCCACTAAGATGATTCCAGAAGAGATGGTGCCGGTTAAAATTGTTGGAAAAATGGTACTTAATCGTTATCCTGATAATTTCTTTGCTGAAACCGAGCAAGTAGCTTTCTGCCCATCGCATGTGCCGCCCGGTATCGATTTTAGCAACGATCCGTTATTACAAGGTCGCCTGTTCAGTTATTTAGATACCCAGCTGTCACGCTTAGGATCGCCAAACTTTGCACAAATTCCAATCAACGCACCGAAATGTCCGTTTGCTAACAATCAGCAAGATGGTCATATGCAGATGCAAGTGCCAAAAACTCGTGCATTGTATGAACCACAAAGTTTGGATCCAACGAGACCACGTGAGAGCGCCAAAAGAGGCTTTGAATCGTTCCATGAGCAGTTAGACGATGGGGTCAAAGGTCGCGTACGCGCTGAAAGCTTCGCTGACCATTATAGTCAACCGCGTATGTTCTATCGTAGCCAAACGACCATTGAACAAGCACATATTGCTTCAGCGTATGCGTTTGAGCTTGGTAAAGTAGATACTGCGCATGTACGCACTCGTACGCTCAGTCATTTGCGCAATATTGATGAAGACTTGGCGAGCCGTGTTGCAAAAGCACTTGGTATGGAATTGCCTGAGGCTGCTGAAGCTGCCGCACCTGTCCAAGATATGGAAGTTTCTCCTGCCGTCAGAACGATTGGTCTGTCACCTAAGAGCTTAAAGGGTCGCATGATTGGTATTTTAGTGGCAGAAGGCTCAAAGCATAGTGAAATAGAAAAATATGAGAATGCGGCGCAAGCGGAAGGCGCTAGCGTGAAGATTGTCGCACCAGGCCGTGAGGTCACACTTGATGACGGCACTCGTATTCAGTCTGCTGAGCGCGTCGCTGGTGCACCATCAGTGATGTTCGATGCCGTCGTGAGTATCATTATGCCAGAGCAAGCTAAAAAGCTGGCTAAAGACAGCTCAACGCTAGATTGGTTCACTGACGCTTATGTGCATTGCAAGGCGATTGCCTATTGCGGTGCAACCGATGAGTTTATCTTAAGTAAACTACCGATTGAAAAAGATGAGTTCGTCACGCCATTATCTGATTTGGATGCTTTTATTGATAATGCTAAATCGCGTCTATGGGAGCGTGAGCCAAAGGTTCGTGACTTAGCCTAG
- a CDS encoding MBL fold metallo-hydrolase, translating into MSLCNIVRLDGYIQSSYLAVYPDKILLLDGCCRPDVATVLDYIKHTLKRPISDLKVVMVTHMHPDHAGGAHKLREETGCLIVSADKDKQWYSGVGGHVMHLVDIGLAHYVARRQGRSPKYLWYSAHLQPDLTVVDGDSIPKFDDWQVLETPGHTDRDLSLFHTPSRQVYTADLIIKLRHKFVAPFPIYDPKVYIQSLQKVKDLAPSNVMMAHGCELDIDAATFDMLIAQAPKHRRTIKDTIKHKLLWRQDKSFPLSKRKR; encoded by the coding sequence ATGAGTTTATGTAATATCGTACGGTTAGATGGGTATATTCAAAGTAGCTATCTTGCAGTATATCCAGATAAAATCCTGCTACTTGATGGCTGTTGTCGCCCTGATGTAGCGACGGTGCTGGACTATATTAAACACACTCTGAAGCGACCAATAAGCGACTTAAAAGTAGTCATGGTAACCCACATGCATCCCGATCATGCAGGCGGCGCGCATAAACTTAGAGAAGAAACCGGCTGCTTAATTGTTTCTGCGGATAAGGACAAGCAATGGTATAGCGGAGTAGGTGGTCACGTCATGCATCTGGTGGATATTGGTCTGGCTCACTATGTAGCGAGGCGGCAAGGTCGTTCACCTAAATATCTCTGGTACTCAGCGCACTTGCAGCCTGACCTGACGGTCGTCGATGGTGACAGCATTCCTAAGTTTGATGATTGGCAGGTATTAGAGACACCAGGGCATACAGATCGTGATTTGTCGCTGTTTCATACACCAAGCCGTCAAGTTTATACCGCTGATTTAATTATTAAACTGCGCCATAAATTTGTGGCACCATTTCCTATTTATGATCCTAAAGTTTATATTCAGTCGCTACAAAAGGTAAAAGACTTAGCCCCGTCAAATGTGATGATGGCTCATGGCTGTGAGCTAGATATTGATGCGGCGACTTTTGATATGCTAATTGCTCAAGCACCTAAGCATCGCCGGACGATTAAAGACACGATTAAGCATAAGCTGCTTTGGCGTCAAGATAAAAGCTTTCCTCTTAGTAAACGCAAACGCTAG
- a CDS encoding MacB family efflux pump subunit produces the protein MSNQDPTSNTATAIPLMQVKGLIKEFKAGEQTIRVLDDINLTIHQGEMVAIIGQSGSGKSTLMNILGCLDQATAGDYQVFGQSVSRLEADELAKLRREHFGFIFQRYHLLGDINARDNVSVPAVYAGMDGQARNERAEKLLSDLGLADKVNNRPSQLSGGQQQRVSIARALMNGGDIILADEPTGALDSKSGEDVVQILKELNAQGHTIIMVTHDPNLAEQAERVIEIKDGYIIADYKNEDYQQIAAQPASILDKRRKSAFSSFIDRLFEAFKMSLLAMRAHKMRTLLTMLGIIIGIASVVSVVGLGKGSQAQILSNISSLGTNTITVTDGYPYGDPRRQYNDDNLTPQDAQAVADQPYVISVSPQINTNTNVRYRNIQEAASVRGVGKDYLDVTGETLSQGQGFDEQSVLRRSQDIIIDDNAKQTFFPDNANPIGEVLLIGSVPGRIIGVLEPNDSGFSSGQDSPTLYMPYTTMMSRLIGSAYIESFVALIDNNISSSAAESAISELMQSRHGTDDFRIRNSDSIRQTIESTTTALTLLISSIAIISLVVGGIGVMNIMLVSVTERTNEIGVRMAVGARQSDIMQQFLIEAVLVCILGGLLGIGMAFAIGELINSVGGDSFKVIYSPTSIIAAFVCSTLIGVVFGFLPARNAAKLDPVEALSRD, from the coding sequence ATGAGCAACCAAGACCCCACCTCTAACACCGCGACGGCTATACCCTTGATGCAAGTCAAAGGACTGATTAAAGAGTTCAAGGCAGGCGAGCAAACTATTCGCGTGCTAGATGATATCAACTTAACCATTCATCAAGGTGAAATGGTTGCTATTATCGGGCAATCTGGCTCAGGCAAATCAACCTTGATGAATATCTTAGGCTGCTTAGATCAAGCGACTGCAGGCGACTATCAAGTATTTGGTCAATCGGTTAGTCGCTTGGAAGCCGACGAGCTGGCAAAACTACGCCGTGAGCATTTTGGCTTTATTTTTCAGCGCTATCATCTGCTGGGTGATATCAACGCTCGTGACAATGTTTCTGTGCCTGCAGTTTACGCAGGGATGGACGGTCAAGCGCGCAATGAGCGCGCTGAAAAACTGCTGTCAGACTTAGGGTTGGCTGACAAGGTTAATAATCGCCCAAGCCAGCTATCGGGTGGCCAGCAACAGCGTGTCTCTATTGCAAGGGCTTTGATGAATGGCGGCGATATCATCTTAGCGGATGAGCCGACAGGTGCACTTGATAGTAAGTCAGGTGAAGATGTCGTACAAATCTTAAAAGAGTTAAACGCCCAAGGTCATACCATTATAATGGTGACTCATGATCCCAATCTAGCCGAACAAGCTGAACGCGTGATTGAAATCAAAGACGGCTACATTATAGCGGACTATAAAAACGAAGATTATCAACAAATAGCCGCCCAGCCGGCGTCTATTTTAGACAAACGTCGCAAAAGTGCCTTTAGCAGTTTTATTGACCGCCTATTTGAAGCGTTCAAAATGTCGCTACTCGCCATGCGCGCGCATAAGATGCGTACGTTATTGACCATGTTAGGTATTATCATTGGTATCGCCTCAGTGGTGTCAGTGGTCGGGCTAGGTAAAGGCTCACAAGCGCAAATTCTGTCTAATATTAGCTCATTGGGTACTAACACCATCACTGTCACTGACGGCTACCCCTATGGCGATCCTAGACGTCAATATAACGATGACAATCTAACCCCGCAAGACGCACAAGCCGTCGCTGATCAGCCCTATGTCATTAGCGTCAGCCCGCAAATCAATACCAACACCAATGTGCGCTACCGTAATATACAAGAAGCGGCAAGCGTTAGAGGTGTGGGTAAAGACTATCTCGACGTGACCGGCGAGACGCTAAGCCAAGGACAAGGCTTCGATGAGCAAAGCGTCCTACGCCGTAGCCAAGACATTATCATTGATGACAATGCCAAGCAGACCTTTTTCCCTGACAACGCCAATCCCATCGGTGAAGTCTTGCTCATAGGCAGCGTGCCGGGGCGCATCATCGGGGTATTAGAACCCAATGACAGCGGCTTCAGTAGTGGGCAGGACTCTCCCACCTTATATATGCCTTATACCACCATGATGTCACGTCTTATAGGCAGCGCTTATATCGAAAGCTTTGTGGCGCTGATTGATAACAATATCTCATCCTCTGCCGCTGAATCTGCCATCTCGGAACTCATGCAAAGCCGCCATGGTACTGATGATTTTCGTATACGTAACTCCGACTCTATTCGTCAGACCATTGAATCTACCACCACTGCGCTAACCTTACTTATTTCATCCATTGCCATTATCTCTTTAGTCGTAGGCGGTATTGGTGTTATGAATATCATGCTAGTATCAGTGACCGAGCGCACCAATGAGATTGGCGTACGTATGGCAGTCGGTGCTCGTCAAAGCGATATCATGCAGCAGTTCCTTATCGAAGCCGTTTTGGTCTGTATTTTAGGGGGTTTACTGGGTATTGGGATGGCATTTGCCATCGGTGAGCTGATTAACAGTGTGGGCGGAGATAGCTTTAAAGTCATCTACTCACCAACCTCTATTATTGCCGCTTTTGTCTGCTCGACGCTTATCGGTGTTGTGTTCGGCTTTTTACCGGCCCGTAATGCGGCCAAGCTTGACCCTGTAGAAGCCCTATCTAGAGATTAG